In Oncorhynchus kisutch isolate 150728-3 linkage group LG5, Okis_V2, whole genome shotgun sequence, a genomic segment contains:
- the pcif1 gene encoding mRNA (2'-O-methyladenosine-N(6)-)-methyltransferase, whose translation MTSENHTTVKVDTSMVMSPTGSATQGSPVSPSTSKPMPELPDELVQAGWSKCWSKRENRPYWFNRFTNQSLWEMPVLGQHDVISDPLGLNAAPAEGTGDAGVGNGQRKRRLSEETAQGGPNSFKRSKIEVGIPVTPTTPIVPISPITPGAKPWNSTTGTEDKPGQHSMPAPAPYRPSVIYWDLDVQTNAVIRERPPANHLPPHPEMELQRAQLTTKLRQHYHELCYQREGIEPPRESFNRWLLERKVLDKGPDPLLPSECDPIISPSMFREVMNDIPIRLSRIKYKEEARKLLFKYAEAAKKMIDSRNATPDSRKVVKWNAEDTMNWLRRDHSASKEDYMERLEHLRKQCGPHVAAVAKDSVEGICTKIYHISAEYVRRIHQAHQTLLKDCNVSDPEAADVQDRLVYCYPIRLALPSPAQPRVELHFENDIACLRYKGEMVKVNRSYFTKLELLYRYSSIDDPRFEKFLSRVWCLIKRYLVMFGAGVNEGTGLQGALPVPVFEALNKQFGVTFECFASPLNSYFKQFCSAFPDTDGFFGSRGPFLNFSPASGSFEANPPFSEELMDAMVTHFEKLLEKSSEPLSFIIFVPEWRDPLTPALHRMETSAFRRHQMSVPAFEHEYRSGSQHICKKEEMYYKAVHGTVVIFLQNAAGFAKWEPTPERIQELLAAYQVSRRALGSPGPSSAPTTLSPASAGGSGDKDSIAAKTAPERSASLDTSPARQDNSSSSNPVEKTTPPSETASV comes from the exons atgacaaGTGAGAATCACACAACAGTGAAGGTGGACACCTCTATGGTGATGTCTCCCACAGGCTCTGCCACACAGGGGTCTCCTGTCTCACCTTCAACCAGCAAACCAATGCCAGAGTTGCCAG ACGAACTCGTCCAGGCAGGCTGGTCGAAATGCTGGAGCAAGCGGGAGAACAGGCCCTACTGGTTCAACCGCTTCACCAATCAGTCGCTGTGGGAGATGCCAGTCCTGGGGCAACATGATGTCATT TCTGACCCGCTGGGTTTGAACGCTGCCCCAGCCGAGGGAACGGGTGACGCCGGCGTGGGCAACGGGCAACGCAAGAGACGCCTGTCGGAGGAGACCGCCCAGGGGGGTCCTAACAGCTTCAAGAGGTCCAAG ATTGAGGTTGGTATACCGGTAACCCCAACTACCCCGATAGTTCCCATCTCACCCATTACCCCCGGGGCTAAGCCATGGAACTCTACCACAGGCACAGAAGACAAGCCAGGGCAGCACTCTATGCCCGCCCCAGCCCCATACCGTCCCAGCGT AATATACTGGGACCTGGATGTTCAGACGAACGCAGTGATCAGAGAGCGACCCCCTGCCAACCATCTACCGCCCCACCCAGAGATGGAGCTCCAACGTGCCCAGCTCACCACCAAGCTACGGCAGCACTACCACGAGCTCTGCTACCAACGAGAAG GTATCGAGCCCCCACGGGAGTCCTTCAACCGCTGGCTTCTGGAGCGCAAGGTGCTGGACAAAGGGCCAGACCCCCTACTGCCCAGCGAGTGTGACCCCATCATCTCCCCGTCCATGTTCAGAGAGGTCATGAATGACATCCCCATCAG GTTGTCCCGCATCAAGTACAAAGAGGAGGCCCGGAAGCTCTTATTCAAATACGCCGAAGCGGCCAAGAAAATGATTGACTCGAG AAACGCCACACCAGACAGCCGAAAGGTTGTGAAATGGAATGCAGAGGACACCATGAACTGGCTACGGAGGGACCACTCGGCCAGTAAAGAGGactacatg GAACGTCTGGAGCACTTGCGGAAACAGTGTGGTCCCCACGTAGCAGCAGTGGCCAAAGACTCTGTGGAGGGGATCTGTACGAAGATCTACCACATCTCAGCAGAGTATGTGCGACGCATTCACCAGGCCCACCAGACGTTGCTGAAGGACTGCAACGTGTCGG accCAGAGGCAGCAGATGTGCAGGACAGGCTGGTATACTGCTACCCCATTCGGCTGGCCTTGCCCTCGCCGGCTCAGCCACGCGTGGAGCTGCACTTTGAGAACGACATCGCCTGCCTGCGCTACAAGGGAGAGATGGTCAAGGTCAACCGCAGCTACTTCACCAAGCTG GAGCTATTATACCGATACAGCTCCATCGACGATCCCAGGTTCGAGAAGTTCCTGTCACGAGTGTGGTGCCTTATCAAGAGATACCTG GTGATGTTTGGTGCCGGGGTGAATGAGGGGACGGGCTTACAGGGGGCTCTCCCCGTGCCTGTCTTTGAGGCCCTCAACAAGCAGTTTGGGGTGACCTTTGAGTGTTTTGCCTCGCCACTCAACTCCTACTTCAAGCAGTTCTGCTCTGCCTTCCCCGACACAGATGGCTTTTTCGGATCCAGGGG GCCCTTTCTGAACTTCTCACCAGCCAGTGGCTCCTTTGAGGCCAACCCTCCCTTCAGTGAGGAGCTGATGGATGCCATGGTGACACACTTTGAG AAACTGCTGGAGAAGTCCAGCGAGCCTCTGTCCTTCATCATCTTTGTCCCGGAGTGGCGAGACCCGCTGACCCCGGCCCTCCACCGCATGGAGACCAGCGCCTTCCGCCGCCACCAGATGTCGGTGCCCGCCTTCGAGCACGAGTACCGCAGCGGCTCGCAGCACATCTGCAAGAA gGAGGAGATGTACTACAAGGCCGTCCACGGCACGGTGGTCATCTTCCTGCAGAATGCCGCCGGCTTTGCGAAGTGGGAGCCCACGCCGGAGCGCATCCAGGAGCTGCTGGCAGCCTACCAGGTCTCCAGGCGAGCCTTGGGCTCCCCAGGTCCCTCCTCCGCTCCCACTACGCTCTCCCCGGCCAGTGCAGGGGGGTCAGGCGACAAAGACTCTATTGCCGCCAAAACGGCACCCGAACGATCAGCCAGTTTGGACACATCACCCGCTCGCCAGgacaacagcagtagtagtaatccTGTGGAAAAGACTACACCACCTTCTGAAACAGCCAGCGTTTAA